The sequence TCCTGGATCAATAAAAATTTTAACCATAAACAATTCCTCCTTAATAATAATAGGTGCTTGTCCTAAGCGTCTAAGACTGAAGGCAGCGCCAACAGCCTTTTGCAATGTTGATAAGGACGGGACTCCTCCCATCCTGTAAGGGTCCATTTCAATACCTAACCAGTAACAGTCAACCCTTACAATCTACTTGTATGAAGCAAAGGGTCTTGCCGACATGGACAAACGTTAGAAACGAATTGAATTAGGTGAAAAATCCCGCGGATAGCTAGGATTTCCCCTCTTCTCATTTCCATTACACACTAAATTTGGAATTTCTCTATAGATCCTTTTCGTTTTTCTTATTTGGCTTGTCTTCACCTGAGTCCCTATCTTCATCGCTTTTCGCAAAACCTAACAATTTTTCCCGAATTACAGGCGGGATTTTCACTCCACTGGCCGCTAAATTTTCTACAACGCTCAAGCACTCATTCGCGATATAAAAAAGCACAGTTGCCGACGCAACCATGCCTTTCAAATCTAATACGATATCAATCATATTGGCAACAACAATGACAACGAAAATCCCAATTTTCTGAGCAAAGCCATACAAAGAAACCCGGCTGCGGACGCTTTTGTTTTTGATTGCTTTTGCAATACCGGTGACAATGTCGAGAACCATCAACAATATGAGCAAGTCTAGAAATTTGACATTGCCGAAAAGGTAAAGGCGAGCGACATCTAAGGACAAGTCAGCGAATGTGCCTATATAGCATCCCCCCTTTCGATGGCAGGCTGTTTGTTCTCGAGCTGTTCTAGTTTCCTATTAGTAATCCGTTAACCAAACACTTTTTTTATGGAGTATCTCACTCAGAATGGCTTTCTTGTGTTTCCTTCTGCTCCATGTCTTCCTTTTCTTTTTGCAGTAAAGCGTAAGCGTTTTTAAAGGTTTGTAATTGCGCATCCATTTCTGATAACTCTAACTCCCGCTGTCCTAGCCTTTCCGCTAAATACTCAACACGGGCATTCGCTTTTTGTACTTCATACTCAAGTGATTGGATGTATTGTTGTTGTTCAGAGGATAACTCTTGACTCACATCAGCGACCTCCTTTCAGAGCATTGACTTGCTTTTGAATCTCTTTAATCGCGTTTGCCTGTTGTTTCATTATCCGGTCTTGCACTTTCACTTTAGCTAGAATTCCAGCGATAAAGTCATCCATAGACAATGCCGGACCTTCATCAGACGGCGTGCGAAACTCTTCCGGTAAATCCTCTGAAATAGGGCCATAATTCGGTCGAACAAAAGCACCGTTTCTATCGGGTGTTTTGTAGTGGTAGGACATTAATTCAACTTGGTCTATTAAACTGGCGAAGTAATCCAGGTCAAGGGGTTCGATGTTTTCCTTTACGTTACGTGATGAAATTTTGTGCATCGTAAAGTAATGCATGTTATTAGTCCAAACTTCCCATAACCGGAAATTACTCATCCCTACAAGACCCCACCCAGAGGTATCAGGCCTAAAAGTCGGATGAAGTCCCGATTTACTTGACGTATTTCCCCTTCCCATGACCCAATACCTGCTGCCGCTGCTGCCACGCATTGGATCAAAACGAAATTCCCCGGACCGTGAGATAATCCGGTTGACTGAATCAATAAATGTAGAGCTTGCACTGTAAATAGTAAACGTATCATTTGTGTTTGCACCAATGTAACCCATATTTTTGCCGCCAGGATCGAAAAACCTTACAAGGGCCGGATCGCTTCCCTGACCATTAAAATTTCGTATGCCGATTAGAATTCGGTTCCGGGCATTGCTGTCAAACGCCTTAAATCCGTCCCCATCCATTTGCACAGCCATACTGCCATTCATCGCCCTAACCATAATATTAGCTGCATCTAACGTGCCACTTGTAATTTTAGCGGCACTAATGTCACTAATTTTAGCGTTGGTAATCGTGGCATTTGCAATTTTCGCGTTGTCAATTTGTCCATTGCCAATTTTTGCATTGGTGATCGCGCCATTCTCGATCTGTGCCGTGCCAATAATGGCGTTTTGCAACTTCGCCTTGCTGATCGATGCATTAGCGATCGCAGCAGTCCCGACTGCAGCCTCTCCAATATGAGCCGTCTTAATTACGCCATTGTCAATCAGCGTTTGCCCTGTGATGCGTGTTTTCGCGCCATCAATGCGGACACCCTCGCTAGATAAGTTAATAGCAGCAATGACGCCGTTTTTCTCGACACGCGCATTGATTTGATCAGCTTGTACACTTAGCTTAGACTCTGCTTGTGACATGCGGTTTCCTAGTGCAGATGTGTCAGACGCTACTAGACTGATCTCGCGTGCATTTTGGTCGATTGATGTTTGAAGGCTAGATACCTCAGTTATATCAACAACCTCAAAGTCATCTACCCTCACCCAACCAACAGTGTGGTTAGTGACCATAGACACAGACAAAGCCTTGACGTTCTCTGGACATTTCCAAGTACCTTTTATTTGTGTCCATTCCGTTTTTGCGCCAGACCAACCCCAGTCTTTCACCAATGCGCCTGTATCCGCGTTTCCAAATCGAAATTTTTGATTGTTCGACGTGCCGTTAGCATCAGCACTCGTTTTATACCAATATGAAATTCGATAGGTACGACCAGGAACTACAGCCACCGGGTTAGTGATACTTTGACTTCTAGTTGCTGGAGAGGAAACGCCCTTAAATTCCAACGCTTTTTTGCCTGAATAAGCGTCGCCCACAATTACACCAGGCCCATGCCAGCCTAGCCCTCCGCCCTCAAAACTCCCATCTGGGATGATATTGTCACCCGTTGTAGCAACGTGCGACAGCTCTGAAATTGTAGTGCTGAATTGGTCAGCTCTTAACTCTAGCTGGGACGTACGACTACTGACATTAGTAATAGCTCCGGCATTATTATCTACTCTTGTCTCCACGTTTGAGACATCGGCCTTTAGCCCGTTAATTGTTGTTTCAAAATTAGACTGTTTTTCTGACACTCCTTCAACCGTCTTGCTCAGTTCGCCAAAATCAGTCCTTAACCCGCTAGCGGTTAACTCTAATTCGCCAATTTGGCTAGAGAGTTGCCCTGTCGTGTCTTCAAACTCGTCTTTTGTAATTCGTGCAGAAATGGCTTCTGCATTGGC is a genomic window of Shouchella clausii containing:
- a CDS encoding phage tail spike protein, translated to MNVFIFDKHETCRAVLDERHLIEAVHTEQLNNAHSFEFTILADCDHALEIVEGQQVAFYDVDGDFQLFEIVVVEDRHGDAAYKTVICEHAVNELLDEPIEHIQFHRTNARQALSSILARTRWQPGVVAELGEAPVEFSQTNAKYCVAELLNTFKGELRCRVTIDGSKITGRYIDILSRRGADTGKRFEYRKDLTEIERTIDMSSVKTAIRAYGKPTEDENGDQGKPITFKDIEWSKAKGDPIDKPKGQDYLGDEQARALWGRGDYEGKRHRFGILEESDEDNPVRLLEQTYDYLQTVCTPLVHYSGKVVDLFRLSNFEHERIQLGDTAAVLDEDIYPIIQEKTRVIELKRDLLDPSNDEVVLGEFLPLFSSPNQEVERVMAKVKENSHVWDRAGRPIQPNSYPDIVPEVPANVTATGLYAAVMVEWDFSHLDTYIAGYEVYASEVQGFAGSPETLVYRGVGNTYSFHGEPNKQYYFRVRAFNYYERYSPLSEEVSATTARIVSEDIFFGEDLAVKLRELSKEAQIIADGSIQLDQLEESVREQLKQDAKQYTDEEIKAVTEQINSELAEKAGLEYVDGKFQFTDGKLAELDSIADNLTREVGDINGTVSNIATNVDVIEGELSATASRLTNMDGKLSAQEADIRANAEAISARITKDEFEDTTGQLSSQIGELELTASGLRTDFGELSKTVEGVSEKQSNFETTINGLKADVSNVETRVDNNAGAITNVSSRTSQLELRADQFSTTISELSHVATTGDNIIPDGSFEGGGLGWHGPGVIVGDAYSGKKALEFKGVSSPATRSQSITNPVAVVPGRTYRISYWYKTSADANGTSNNQKFRFGNADTGALVKDWGWSGAKTEWTQIKGTWKCPENVKALSVSMVTNHTVGWVRVDDFEVVDITEVSSLQTSIDQNAREISLVASDTSALGNRMSQAESKLSVQADQINARVEKNGVIAAINLSSEGVRIDGAKTRITGQTLIDNGVIKTAHIGEAAVGTAAIANASISKAKLQNAIIGTAQIENGAITNAKIGNGQIDNAKIANATITNAKISDISAAKITSGTLDAANIMVRAMNGSMAVQMDGDGFKAFDSNARNRILIGIRNFNGQGSDPALVRFFDPGGKNMGYIGANTNDTFTIYSASSTFIDSVNRIISRSGEFRFDPMRGSSGSRYWVMGRGNTSSKSGLHPTFRPDTSGWGLVGMSNFRLWEVWTNNMHYFTMHKISSRNVKENIEPLDLDYFASLIDQVELMSYHYKTPDRNGAFVRPNYGPISEDLPEEFRTPSDEGPALSMDDFIAGILAKVKVQDRIMKQQANAIKEIQKQVNALKGGR
- a CDS encoding phage holin family protein produces the protein MSLDVARLYLFGNVKFLDLLILLMVLDIVTGIAKAIKNKSVRSRVSLYGFAQKIGIFVVIVVANMIDIVLDLKGMVASATVLFYIANECLSVVENLAASGVKIPPVIREKLLGFAKSDEDRDSGEDKPNKKNEKDL